From Saccopteryx leptura isolate mSacLep1 chromosome 3, mSacLep1_pri_phased_curated, whole genome shotgun sequence, one genomic window encodes:
- the PLA2G2F gene encoding group IIF secretory phospholipase A2: MADGAQANPKGFKKKALVRHPSGWKSLYLRASSSSRTSRSSLPMKLFAITVLAGSILPAVHSSLFNLKSMVEAITGKNAILSFVGYGCYCGLGGRGRPMDEVDWCCHAHDCCYQKLFDQGCHTYVDHYEYTIENNTTIVCRDLNQTDCDRQTCECDKSVALCFQKHSYEEKHRNYLNIYCQGATPNCSIYERPREEACRPPAPAPTALP; this comes from the exons ATGGCAGATGGGGCGCAGGCCAACCCCAAAGGGTTCAAGAAGAAGGCGCTGGTTAGACACCCCTCTGGATGGAAGAGCCTTTATCTCAGGGCTTCGTCGTCTTCGAGGACCTCCAG atcGAGCCTGCCTATGAAGCTCTTCGCCATCACCGTCCTGGCCGGCAGCA TCCTGCCTGCAGTGCACAGCAGCTTGTTCAACCTCAAGTCCATGGTGGAAGCCATCACGGGGAAAAACGCCATCCTGTCCTTCGTGGGCTATGGCTGCTACTGCGGGCTGGGGGGGCGCGGCCGGCCCATGGATGAAGTGGACTG gtGCTGCCATGCCCATGACTGCTGCTACCAGAAGCTCTTTGACCAGGGCTGCCACACCTACGTGGACCACTATGAGTACACCATCGAGAACAATACTACGATCGTCTGCA gagaTCTCAACCAGACGGACTGCGACCGGCAGACCTGTGAGTGCGACAAGAGCGTGGCTCTGTGCTTCCAGAAGCATTCGTACGAGGAGAAGCATCGCAACTACCTCAATATCTACTGCCAGGGTGCCACTCCCAACTGCAGCATATACGAGCGGCCCCGGGAGGAGGCCTGCCGACCCCCCGCCCCGGCACCCACCGCCCTGCCCTAG